A genome region from Ralstonia solanacearum K60 includes the following:
- a CDS encoding LacI family DNA-binding transcriptional regulator, whose product MASSIKDVATHAGISIATVSRAVNTPERVSPETLARVQAAMEALQYRPNALGRQLRAVRTGLVGVVLPSLANPVFAECMQGIDEAASAAGQRVMLMTTAYDREREARAIETMLQQRVDGLVLTVADAAANPHLDRLDAERVPYVLVYNDTQGQPRMPVRCSVTVDNRAAARDAIRALLALGHRQVRMLTGTLSASDRAALRHAGYRDALQAAGIVPQPPVEIDFNAEAMAPAELDRLLAPPCPTAVFCSNDRLALLTIRALRARGLRVPEDLSVIGFDGLAMGQWLSPTLATVAQPHRQIGIDAARALARRIAGESVPPITLAHRLLPGGTLAAAPMAPAGSSGATDSTDSTVFFPTSDTQGASR is encoded by the coding sequence ATGGCGAGCAGCATCAAGGACGTGGCCACCCATGCGGGCATCTCGATCGCCACGGTGTCGCGCGCCGTCAATACGCCGGAGCGGGTGAGCCCCGAGACGCTGGCGCGCGTGCAGGCCGCCATGGAGGCGCTGCAATACCGCCCGAACGCGCTCGGCCGCCAGTTGCGCGCCGTGCGGACCGGGCTGGTGGGCGTGGTGCTGCCGTCGCTGGCCAACCCGGTGTTCGCCGAATGCATGCAGGGCATCGACGAGGCGGCGTCGGCGGCCGGCCAGCGCGTGATGCTGATGACCACGGCCTACGACCGCGAGCGCGAGGCCCGCGCCATCGAGACCATGCTGCAGCAGCGCGTCGACGGTCTGGTCCTGACGGTGGCCGATGCCGCCGCCAACCCGCACCTGGATCGCCTGGACGCCGAGCGCGTGCCCTACGTGCTGGTCTACAACGACACGCAGGGGCAGCCGCGCATGCCGGTGCGCTGCAGCGTGACGGTCGACAACCGCGCCGCGGCGCGCGATGCGATCCGCGCGCTGCTGGCGCTGGGGCATCGGCAGGTGCGCATGCTGACCGGCACGCTGTCCGCCTCCGACCGGGCCGCGCTGCGCCACGCCGGCTACCGCGACGCGCTGCAGGCGGCCGGCATCGTCCCGCAGCCGCCGGTCGAGATCGACTTCAACGCCGAGGCCATGGCACCCGCCGAGCTGGACCGCCTGCTGGCACCGCCGTGCCCCACCGCCGTGTTCTGCAGCAACGACCGGCTGGCGCTGCTGACCATCCGCGCCCTGCGCGCGCGCGGCCTGCGCGTGCCGGAGGACCTCAGCGTGATCGGCTTCGACGGCCTGGCGATGGGCCAATGGCTGTCGCCGACGCTGGCGACGGTGGCGCAGCCGCACCGGCAGATCGGCATCGACGCGGCCCGGGCGCTGGCGCGGCGCATCGCCGGCGAGAGCGTGCCGCCGATCACGCTGGCGCACCGGCTGCTGCCCGGCGGCACGCTGGCCGCGGCGCCCATGGCGCCAGCCGGGTCTTCGGGCGCCACCGATTCCACCGATTCCACCGTTTTTTTCCCCACGTCTGATACGCAAGGAGCGTCTCGATGA
- a CDS encoding ABC transporter substrate-binding protein, with protein sequence MKRLIHWLRACGLAGATMVAGAFVLAAPVQAQPAGQQLAICYNCPPEWADWAGQIQAIKNKTGIAVPFDNKNSGQAIAQMLAEKGHPVADVAYLGITSAYQAKEKGLVAGYKPKHWEDVPVGMKDPDGAFFSIHSGTLGFFVNKDALEGKPVPRSWKDLLKPEYKGMVGYLDPSSAFVGYVGAVAVNQALGGTLDNFGPAIDWFKQLKKNAPIVPKQTAYARVVAGEIPILLDYDFNAYRAKYKDHANVEFVIPQEGSIAVPYVMSLVAGAPHADNAKKVLDFVLSDEGQSLWANAYLRPVRAGAMSKEAAARFLPASEYARVKTVDFNRMAARQQAFGTRYLDEVR encoded by the coding sequence ATGAAACGTCTGATCCATTGGCTGCGCGCGTGCGGCCTCGCTGGTGCCACCATGGTTGCCGGCGCCTTCGTCCTGGCTGCGCCGGTGCAGGCCCAGCCCGCCGGACAGCAACTGGCCATCTGCTACAACTGTCCGCCCGAATGGGCCGACTGGGCCGGCCAGATCCAGGCCATCAAGAACAAGACCGGCATCGCCGTGCCGTTCGACAACAAGAACTCCGGCCAGGCCATCGCGCAAATGCTGGCCGAGAAGGGCCACCCGGTGGCCGACGTGGCTTACCTGGGCATCACCTCGGCCTACCAGGCCAAGGAGAAGGGCTTGGTCGCCGGCTACAAGCCCAAGCACTGGGAGGACGTGCCGGTAGGTATGAAAGACCCGGACGGTGCGTTCTTCTCGATCCACTCCGGCACGCTAGGCTTCTTCGTCAACAAGGACGCACTGGAAGGCAAGCCGGTGCCGCGCTCGTGGAAGGACTTGCTCAAGCCCGAATACAAGGGCATGGTCGGCTACCTCGACCCGAGCAGCGCCTTCGTCGGCTATGTGGGCGCGGTGGCGGTCAACCAGGCGCTGGGCGGCACGCTGGACAACTTCGGCCCGGCCATCGACTGGTTCAAGCAACTGAAGAAGAACGCGCCGATCGTGCCCAAGCAGACCGCCTATGCGCGCGTGGTGGCCGGCGAGATCCCGATCCTGCTCGACTACGACTTCAACGCCTACCGCGCCAAGTACAAGGACCACGCCAACGTGGAGTTCGTGATCCCGCAGGAAGGCTCGATCGCCGTGCCGTACGTGATGAGCCTGGTGGCCGGCGCGCCGCACGCGGACAACGCGAAGAAGGTGCTGGACTTCGTGCTCTCCGATGAAGGCCAGTCGCTGTGGGCCAACGCCTACCTGCGCCCGGTGCGCGCCGGCGCGATGTCGAAGGAAGCCGCCGCGCGCTTCCTGCCGGCCAGCGAATACGCCCGCGTGAAGACGGTCGACTTCAACCGGATGGCGGCGCGCCAGCAGGCCTTCGGCACGCGCTACCTGGACGAGGTGCGCTGA